The following are encoded together in the Pectobacterium wasabiae CFBP 3304 genome:
- the mutM gene encoding bifunctional DNA-formamidopyrimidine glycosylase/DNA-(apurinic or apyrimidinic site) lyase translates to MPELPEVETSRRGISPYLVGHAILYAEVRNARLRWPVSAEILSLSDEPVLSVRRRAKYLLIELTRGWIIVHLGMSGSLRVLPEYAEPEKHDHVDLVMDSGKVLRYTDPRRFGAWLWTDNLETCSVLAHLGPEPLEAEFSADYLYQASRGKKTAIKQWIMDNKVVVGVGNIYASESLFAAGIHPDRTAGSLNENDAAVLVRVIKQVLQLSIEQGGTTLRDFLQSDGKPGYFAQELRVYGRSGEPCRTCGTPIETAKHGQRSTFFCRRCQK, encoded by the coding sequence ATGCCTGAATTGCCTGAGGTTGAAACCAGTCGTCGGGGAATTTCACCGTATCTTGTCGGTCACGCCATTCTTTATGCGGAAGTGAGGAACGCGCGCCTGCGCTGGCCGGTATCGGCTGAGATCCTCTCACTGAGCGATGAGCCAGTGCTCAGTGTGCGTCGGCGGGCAAAATATCTGCTGATTGAACTCACGCGTGGCTGGATTATCGTGCACCTCGGTATGTCTGGCAGCCTGCGGGTGTTGCCAGAATATGCCGAACCTGAAAAGCACGATCATGTTGATTTGGTGATGGATAGCGGCAAGGTATTGCGTTACACCGATCCCCGGCGTTTTGGCGCTTGGCTGTGGACGGATAATCTAGAAACCTGCTCGGTATTGGCGCATCTGGGGCCCGAGCCGTTAGAGGCGGAATTCTCTGCAGATTATCTCTATCAGGCGTCACGCGGTAAAAAAACAGCAATCAAGCAGTGGATTATGGATAACAAAGTGGTGGTTGGCGTAGGTAATATTTACGCGAGTGAATCGCTGTTCGCTGCTGGCATCCATCCTGACAGAACCGCCGGATCGTTAAATGAAAACGATGCAGCCGTATTGGTTCGTGTGATTAAGCAGGTGTTACAGCTTTCGATTGAGCAGGGTGGTACGACGCTGCGTGACTTTTTGCAATCAGATGGCAAGCCAGGTTATTTCGCGCAGGAGTTACGGGTCTATGGCCGCAGCGGTGAACCTTGCCGGACCTGTGGGACACCAATAGAAACCGCGAAACATGGGCAGCGTAGCACGTTCTTTTGCCGCCGTTGTCAGAAGTGA
- a CDS encoding glycosyltransferase family A protein, which produces MDSVFSLLRLYEQLPEDIRTAVEFVIVDDGSPIKYDIGSFDLNITWLRINEDIPWNQAGARNLGVTYAKSDKIFITDLDHELPESSFRYLINCRNPSRNFYKIYRESRENGIKKRGKVCNVGDRYYGHPNTFFMSRARFMRFFGYDEEFSGNYGSEDFRFVKYQKYQGSRQHYLPKSIRCFEREVDREESYHTLQRDLSANTPIDKRKKQECSLFGYEYGQSRIFLNFTWEIKYRNNVMPATLPPLNTWWRPLWWFRYLCGTLAR; this is translated from the coding sequence ATGGATTCCGTATTTTCATTGCTGCGGCTGTATGAGCAGTTGCCGGAAGATATCAGAACTGCGGTAGAGTTCGTGATTGTCGATGACGGTTCACCGATTAAGTACGACATTGGCTCGTTTGATCTGAACATCACCTGGCTGCGTATTAATGAAGATATTCCATGGAATCAGGCTGGTGCGCGCAATTTAGGGGTGACCTACGCCAAGTCTGACAAAATATTCATCACCGATCTTGACCACGAGTTGCCGGAGTCCTCATTCCGCTATCTGATCAATTGCCGTAACCCTAGCCGTAATTTCTACAAAATCTATCGGGAAAGTCGTGAAAACGGCATCAAAAAACGCGGGAAAGTGTGTAACGTTGGCGACAGGTATTATGGTCATCCGAACACGTTCTTTATGTCGCGTGCACGCTTTATGCGTTTCTTTGGCTACGATGAGGAATTTTCCGGAAATTATGGCTCAGAAGATTTCCGCTTCGTTAAGTACCAAAAGTACCAGGGTTCGCGCCAACATTATTTACCGAAGAGCATCCGTTGTTTTGAACGGGAAGTGGATCGGGAAGAGAGTTACCATACGTTACAGCGCGACCTTTCCGCCAATACGCCGATTGATAAGCGTAAGAAGCAAGAGTGTAGCTTGTTCGGTTATGAGTATGGGCAGAGCCGTATTTTCCTCAACTTTACCTGGGAAATTAAATACCGTAACAACGTAATGCCAGCGACATTGCCTCCACTAAATACATGGTGGCGTCCACTGTGGTGGTTTCGTTATCTATGCGGTACATTGGCGCGTTAA
- the coaD gene encoding pantetheine-phosphate adenylyltransferase, which yields MTTKAIYPGTFDPLTNGHLDLLTRASRLFDHVVLAIAASPSKHTLFTLDERVALAKGATQHLSSVDVVGFSDLMVHFAQQQKANILVRGLRAVADFEYELQLAKMNHHLMPTLESVFLMPSEEWSFISSSLVKEVARHGGDVSHFLPDAVGSALKQKLAQGK from the coding sequence ATGACAACCAAAGCGATTTATCCCGGAACGTTCGATCCGCTAACCAATGGTCATTTGGATCTGCTGACGCGTGCATCACGACTGTTCGACCATGTGGTGCTGGCCATCGCTGCCAGCCCGAGCAAACATACACTTTTCACTCTGGATGAACGCGTGGCGCTGGCAAAGGGTGCGACGCAGCATTTATCCAGCGTCGACGTAGTCGGTTTCAGCGATCTTATGGTGCACTTCGCACAACAGCAAAAAGCCAATATTCTTGTGCGTGGTTTGCGAGCCGTTGCCGATTTCGAATATGAACTCCAGCTCGCAAAAATGAATCACCACCTGATGCCTACTCTCGAAAGCGTGTTCCTGATGCCATCAGAAGAGTGGTCGTTTATTTCATCTTCTCTGGTCAAAGAAGTGGCTCGTCACGGTGGTGACGTATCGCATTTTCTTCCCGATGCGGTTGGCTCGGCGCTTAAGCAAAAACTGGCGCAGGGTAAGTAA
- the waaA gene encoding lipid IV(A) 3-deoxy-D-manno-octulosonic acid transferase, with amino-acid sequence MLQTLYTIILYLIQPLIWLRLWLRGRKAPAYRRRWGERYGFCAEKVKPDGIMLHSVSVGETLAAIPLVRALRHRYPNLPITVTTMTPTGSERVRSAFGDTVYHVYLPYDLPCALKRFFNQVRPKIVIIMETELWPNLIAELHKREIPLVIANARLSERSATGYKKIGKLMRHILQRITLVAAQNQEDGNRFIDLGLKRSSLKVTGSLKFDISVTPELAARAVTLRRQWAPHRPVWIATSTHEGEEEIVLAAHRQLLGTYPDLLLILVPRHPERFSTTQVLAENLGFTYTLRSSGEQPPANTQVVIGDTMGELMLLYGIADLAFVGGSLVERGGHNPLEAAAHAIPVLMGPHTFNFKDICNKLDQADGLITVTDADSLGKEVGKLLADEDYRLYYGRHAVEVLHQNQGALQMLLTLLEPYLPQRTQ; translated from the coding sequence ATGTTACAAACTCTCTACACCATTATCCTGTACCTCATCCAGCCGTTGATTTGGCTTCGCCTGTGGCTTCGTGGCCGCAAAGCGCCTGCTTATCGTCGGCGTTGGGGTGAACGCTACGGTTTTTGTGCTGAGAAGGTCAAACCAGACGGTATCATGCTGCATTCGGTCTCGGTGGGTGAAACGTTGGCCGCTATTCCTTTAGTTAGAGCGCTGCGTCATCGCTATCCCAATCTACCGATCACAGTAACAACAATGACACCTACTGGCTCTGAGCGTGTGCGTTCCGCTTTTGGCGATACGGTCTATCATGTTTATCTGCCTTATGATTTACCCTGTGCCCTAAAGCGTTTTTTTAATCAGGTTCGTCCGAAAATCGTCATCATTATGGAAACCGAACTATGGCCAAATTTGATCGCGGAACTGCATAAACGCGAAATTCCCCTGGTCATTGCAAATGCTCGGTTATCAGAACGCTCTGCGACGGGTTACAAAAAGATCGGCAAGCTCATGCGCCATATTTTGCAGCGAATCACACTCGTCGCTGCACAGAATCAGGAAGATGGGAATCGATTTATCGATCTTGGGCTGAAACGCTCCAGCCTGAAAGTGACCGGAAGTCTCAAGTTTGATATCTCTGTTACGCCGGAATTGGCTGCTAGAGCGGTTACATTACGCCGACAATGGGCACCACACCGTCCAGTATGGATAGCGACCAGTACACATGAAGGTGAAGAAGAAATCGTTCTGGCCGCTCACCGACAGTTGCTTGGCACTTACCCCGACTTATTACTGATTCTTGTTCCTCGCCACCCGGAACGTTTCTCTACCACACAGGTGTTAGCAGAAAATTTGGGATTCACCTACACGCTGCGCAGCAGTGGTGAACAGCCTCCGGCGAACACTCAAGTGGTAATTGGTGACACAATGGGCGAACTGATGCTGTTGTACGGCATCGCCGATCTGGCTTTTGTCGGTGGAAGTTTGGTTGAGCGAGGCGGGCATAATCCGTTAGAGGCGGCAGCGCATGCTATCCCGGTATTAATGGGGCCACACACGTTCAATTTCAAAGATATCTGCAACAAACTAGACCAGGCTGACGGGCTGATTACCGTCACCGATGCAGACTCACTTGGAAAAGAAGTAGGAAAACTGCTCGCTGACGAAGATTATCGCCTCTACTATGGTCGACACGCCGTAGAAGTATTACACCAAAATCAGGGTGCACTACAGATGCTGCTAACGCTATTGGAGCCTTATTTGCCCCAGCGGACACAGTGA
- a CDS encoding glycosyltransferase, which translates to MNICYYNWSNVRERNIRGGGVDVYQRNILKNSSLIDGEVFFISSGCSFTPPFKKPFFVKDGNCAVIYNSNTIAPASFAFASPEQLEAPDTEKVFISTLASFGKIDILHFNNLEGIPVRTLKIIKEKFPKIKIVLSLHNYYTLCPQVDLFFANDQNCINYDNGKRCLKCAKRKSATLVKSHYYVGGVLDKFNIKENDIASRIIHKITRKTVSTLFKKKVRNERGITENEMNSQRRDYFIDSINKYVDLIIPVSKRVEEIFIRHGINGKKSKVIYIGTAHSSFFNNSKERAFLDFSKNKKITLCYLGYMRKSKGFPFLLEALGKLDQRIAKNINLVIAAKKDNEYLPMLYEVAKSFNKIEYHDGYTHDNLSDILKNVDLGIVPPIWEDNLPQVAIEMHCRHIPILTSDLGGASELHNRNKYFTFRSGDASSFNEKLIFLLSNFNNIDLNYFENSLTPISLKEHLHILNNEYMTLINNK; encoded by the coding sequence ATGAATATTTGTTATTACAACTGGAGCAACGTCAGAGAAAGAAACATTCGTGGTGGTGGAGTAGATGTTTACCAAAGAAATATCCTCAAGAATTCATCATTAATTGATGGTGAGGTTTTTTTTATTTCCTCAGGGTGCTCATTCACCCCCCCTTTTAAAAAACCTTTTTTCGTCAAGGATGGAAACTGTGCAGTAATTTATAATTCAAATACTATTGCGCCAGCATCTTTCGCTTTCGCTTCTCCGGAACAACTTGAAGCACCAGACACAGAGAAGGTATTTATTTCTACCTTAGCCTCTTTTGGAAAAATTGATATTTTACACTTTAACAACCTAGAAGGCATTCCTGTTAGAACGCTAAAAATAATAAAAGAAAAATTCCCAAAAATAAAAATCGTATTATCCTTACATAACTATTATACTCTCTGCCCTCAAGTAGACCTCTTTTTTGCTAACGATCAAAATTGTATTAATTACGATAACGGAAAAAGATGCCTTAAGTGCGCCAAACGAAAAAGCGCCACATTAGTAAAAAGTCATTATTATGTAGGGGGGGTATTAGATAAATTCAACATTAAGGAAAATGATATTGCATCCCGAATAATACATAAAATCACAAGAAAAACAGTAAGCACATTATTCAAGAAAAAAGTAAGAAACGAGAGAGGAATTACAGAAAATGAAATGAATTCTCAACGTAGAGATTACTTCATAGACTCTATAAATAAATACGTTGATCTTATCATTCCTGTTTCTAAAAGAGTAGAAGAGATATTTATAAGGCACGGAATTAACGGAAAAAAAAGTAAAGTCATTTACATCGGGACAGCACATAGTAGTTTTTTCAATAACAGTAAAGAAAGAGCTTTTCTTGATTTTTCAAAAAACAAGAAGATTACCTTATGTTATTTAGGATACATGAGGAAATCTAAAGGTTTCCCTTTTCTTTTAGAAGCTTTAGGGAAACTTGATCAGCGTATTGCTAAAAACATTAACTTGGTCATCGCTGCAAAAAAGGATAATGAATATTTACCAATGCTCTATGAAGTAGCTAAGTCATTTAATAAAATTGAATACCACGATGGTTACACTCATGACAATCTGTCTGATATTTTAAAAAATGTTGATCTCGGAATAGTTCCTCCTATTTGGGAAGATAACTTACCACAAGTTGCAATAGAAATGCATTGTCGTCACATTCCAATATTGACGAGTGATCTTGGCGGAGCAAGTGAATTACATAATAGAAATAAATATTTTACGTTTCGTTCTGGGGATGCATCCTCTTTCAACGAAAAATTAATATTTTTGCTTTCCAACTTCAATAATATTGATTTAAATTACTTTGAAAACTCACTTACACCTATTTCACTGAAAGAGCACTTACACATATTAAATAATGAGTACATGACCCTCATTAATAATAAATGA
- the glf gene encoding UDP-galactopyranose mutase: MKKIDYEYDYLIVGSGLYGAVCAYELTKLGKKVLVLEKRQHLGGNIYTEQNNGINIHKYGAHIFHTNEKKIWDYINQFAEFNRFTNSPLASYKGKLYNLPFNMNTFYQIWGTITPEEAKNKIEQQRKEISHIEPKNLEEQAISLVGRDIYEILIKSYTEKQWGRSAKELPAFIINRLPVRFTYDNNYFSDRYQGIPIGGYTSIIEKMLANSKVVLNTDFLKEKEHYINIAKKIIYTGPIDEYYNYQYGRLAYRTLHFQHENHNKENFQGNAVINYTDDSVKFTRIIEHKHFDGVNTKHTIITKEFPSECTPKDIPYYPVNDEMNMEIFKKYRELSKKEEKVIFGGRLAEYKYYDMHQVIAAALYRIHTNIVVE; encoded by the coding sequence GTGAAGAAAATCGACTATGAATATGACTATTTAATTGTTGGTTCTGGACTTTATGGTGCAGTTTGTGCTTATGAACTAACAAAGTTAGGTAAAAAAGTACTTGTTTTAGAAAAAAGACAACATTTGGGAGGGAATATTTATACTGAACAAAATAATGGGATAAACATCCATAAATACGGAGCACATATCTTTCATACTAATGAAAAAAAGATTTGGGATTATATAAATCAATTCGCAGAATTCAATCGTTTCACTAATTCACCGCTCGCTTCATATAAAGGGAAATTGTATAACCTCCCTTTTAACATGAATACTTTTTATCAAATTTGGGGCACAATTACACCAGAAGAAGCAAAAAATAAAATAGAACAACAAAGGAAAGAAATTTCTCATATCGAACCTAAAAACCTCGAAGAACAAGCAATATCTTTGGTCGGTAGAGATATCTATGAGATTCTCATAAAATCATACACAGAAAAACAATGGGGTCGTAGTGCAAAAGAGCTTCCTGCATTCATAATCAATCGCTTACCTGTTAGATTCACTTATGATAATAACTACTTTTCTGATCGGTACCAGGGAATTCCTATTGGGGGTTATACCTCTATCATAGAAAAAATGCTGGCCAATTCAAAAGTAGTACTTAATACAGATTTCCTTAAAGAAAAAGAACATTACATTAATATAGCAAAAAAAATCATCTATACTGGTCCTATAGATGAATATTATAATTACCAATATGGTAGATTGGCATACCGTACACTTCATTTTCAACATGAAAATCATAATAAAGAGAACTTTCAAGGTAATGCGGTAATCAACTATACTGATGACTCTGTAAAATTTACTCGAATTATCGAACATAAGCATTTTGATGGAGTCAATACTAAACACACGATAATTACTAAAGAATTTCCTTCTGAATGTACACCTAAGGATATACCCTACTACCCTGTGAATGATGAAATGAACATGGAAATTTTTAAAAAATATAGAGAATTATCTAAAAAGGAAGAAAAAGTAATTTTTGGTGGCCGATTAGCTGAATATAAGTATTATGACATGCATCAAGTCATTGCTGCCGCTCTTTACAGAATACATACTAATATAGTAGTGGAATAA
- a CDS encoding glycosyltransferase, giving the protein MNISAVIVTYNRKESLIKTLQYFDELTSPPESIIIVNNNSTDGTEDVIKTWNKKTKYTNVHHINLSENIGGSGGFYEGIKYALNLNAEWIWLSDDDAFPDKNCFSLIRDKIKKIKIDNYSAICCSVINNGYIDKAHRRRILNHKVIFKKERSVPLIEYNKPEFELDLFSYVGTVINADKIKKAGLTDKDYFIWNDDTEHSWRLSKIGKIICIPKAKIYHDTPNLTNEITWKTFYGERNKLFMYKKHAYLTYLKMLFQLRKRISKSNISHEKELLKSVLYSVQENKKGIDEIYNPRWRP; this is encoded by the coding sequence ATGAATATTTCTGCAGTTATTGTCACCTATAACAGAAAAGAATCATTAATTAAAACATTACAATACTTTGATGAATTAACATCTCCACCTGAAAGTATTATTATAGTAAACAACAACTCTACAGATGGAACAGAGGATGTAATAAAAACTTGGAATAAAAAAACAAAATATACTAATGTACACCATATTAATTTAAGTGAAAATATAGGTGGGAGCGGTGGTTTTTATGAAGGGATTAAGTATGCATTAAATTTGAATGCGGAATGGATCTGGTTATCTGATGATGACGCATTTCCAGATAAAAATTGTTTCTCATTAATTAGAGATAAAATTAAAAAAATTAAAATTGATAATTATTCCGCTATATGTTGTTCCGTTATCAACAATGGATATATTGATAAAGCACATAGAAGAAGAATTCTAAACCATAAGGTTATATTCAAAAAAGAGAGGAGTGTTCCACTCATTGAGTATAATAAACCAGAATTTGAATTAGATCTGTTTTCCTACGTAGGTACTGTTATTAATGCAGATAAAATAAAAAAAGCAGGCCTAACAGATAAAGATTACTTTATCTGGAATGATGATACGGAGCATTCATGGCGATTAAGTAAAATAGGGAAAATAATATGCATACCTAAAGCAAAAATATATCACGACACTCCGAACCTAACTAACGAAATCACATGGAAAACATTTTATGGCGAACGGAATAAACTTTTCATGTACAAGAAACATGCTTACCTCACCTACCTAAAAATGCTATTCCAATTGAGAAAAAGAATAAGTAAATCAAATATTTCACATGAGAAAGAATTATTAAAATCAGTTCTATATTCCGTGCAAGAAAACAAAAAAGGAATCGATGAAATATATAATCCACGCTGGAGACCATGA
- a CDS encoding glycosyltransferase family 2 protein — MKIAAVVVLYNSKILNSETITNLFKSLKNDIELTIVIWNNGPSTLEKEDIQQYLERCKEQNIKSEIYQDCRNISLSMIYNFFIENNPDNDYYTIFDQDTLISKDFFKNIYDNKNYHVILPLIYSPNDETKIKSPSYPDHKPFHYGEFNLGDCYAIGSCISFSSHLVSLIKSTGTKCFDERYAFYRVDTEFFNNIKKFNSLKGICVGKTLHHLSEKDDPQKMHESKKLEVGYDKLLSRIYNRKKILLKNIIYCINLKIKYKISLLGFIKLIQCAITKKHPRTRFHIANEKSISSNFKD; from the coding sequence TTGAAAATTGCTGCTGTTGTAGTTCTCTATAATTCAAAAATTCTTAATTCCGAGACAATAACAAATTTATTTAAATCACTAAAAAATGATATTGAACTGACCATAGTAATATGGAATAACGGCCCATCAACATTGGAAAAAGAAGATATACAACAGTATCTTGAAAGATGTAAAGAGCAGAATATAAAAAGTGAAATATATCAAGACTGCCGAAATATTTCACTAAGTATGATTTACAACTTTTTTATAGAAAACAATCCTGACAATGATTATTATACAATATTTGATCAAGATACACTGATAAGCAAAGATTTTTTCAAAAATATTTATGATAATAAAAATTACCATGTGATATTACCATTAATTTATTCACCCAATGATGAAACGAAAATAAAAAGCCCTTCATATCCTGACCACAAGCCTTTTCATTATGGAGAATTTAATTTAGGAGACTGTTATGCTATAGGTTCATGTATATCATTCTCATCTCATTTAGTTTCATTAATAAAATCTACAGGAACTAAATGTTTTGATGAAAGATATGCTTTTTATCGTGTAGATACCGAATTTTTTAATAACATAAAGAAATTTAATTCACTCAAGGGAATTTGTGTTGGTAAGACTCTACACCATCTTTCTGAAAAAGATGACCCGCAGAAGATGCATGAATCAAAAAAATTAGAAGTAGGATATGATAAATTATTATCACGGATCTACAATAGAAAAAAAATACTTTTAAAAAATATTATATACTGCATCAATTTAAAGATTAAGTATAAAATAAGTCTCTTAGGTTTTATAAAGTTAATTCAATGTGCCATAACGAAGAAACATCCAAGAACACGGTTCCATATTGCTAATGAAAAAAGTATTTCCAGCAATTTCAAGGATTGA
- the waaO gene encoding lipopolysaccharide 3-alpha-galactosyltransferase codes for MYFKKEDVITETLCFSYIPVAPDKNPLNIAFGTDKNFLFGCAIAITSILLKNPEQSLAFHIFTDTLNEDSKKRFQTLAEQYHTTITLYNVNCEWLKRLPSTKNWSYAIYFRFLVTDYFYQQLDKIIYLDSDIVCNGSLQELAALDISQHIVAAVAEGDNLWWKKCADRLGTPAIKNGYFNSGFLLINLKNWHQNNITTKTITMLMDKDITGKISYPDQDILNILLPGHILFLDKKYNTQFSINYELKCKFGEHYPHPITDNTVFIHYIGPTKPWHEWAEYPSTKFFYLAKECSPWDSISLEKPTTPSQLRYSAKHYLKKKKYSLFLIKIIKYFYKKLVSIVVK; via the coding sequence ATGTATTTCAAAAAAGAAGATGTCATAACGGAAACACTCTGTTTCTCATATATTCCGGTGGCCCCCGATAAAAATCCGTTGAATATTGCATTTGGCACCGATAAAAATTTTCTATTTGGTTGTGCGATTGCGATTACTTCAATACTGCTTAAAAACCCAGAGCAGTCGCTGGCATTTCACATATTTACCGACACATTAAACGAAGATAGCAAAAAACGTTTTCAAACACTCGCCGAGCAATACCACACCACCATTACCTTATATAACGTTAACTGTGAATGGCTCAAACGCCTGCCTAGTACTAAGAATTGGTCATACGCTATTTATTTTCGCTTTCTCGTTACTGACTATTTTTATCAACAACTTGATAAGATCATCTACCTTGATTCAGACATTGTGTGTAACGGTTCGCTGCAAGAACTTGCCGCACTAGATATCAGCCAGCACATTGTCGCCGCCGTAGCGGAAGGCGACAATCTTTGGTGGAAAAAGTGTGCCGACCGCTTGGGAACACCGGCCATCAAGAATGGTTATTTCAATTCAGGCTTCTTATTGATCAATTTAAAAAACTGGCACCAAAATAATATCACAACAAAAACGATAACTATGCTGATGGATAAAGACATCACAGGAAAGATCTCTTACCCAGATCAGGATATTCTTAATATATTACTACCAGGTCATATTCTTTTTCTTGATAAAAAATACAACACTCAATTCAGCATTAATTACGAGTTAAAATGTAAATTTGGTGAACACTATCCTCATCCTATAACGGATAATACAGTTTTCATTCATTATATTGGCCCAACAAAGCCATGGCATGAATGGGCTGAATATCCTAGTACCAAGTTTTTCTATCTTGCTAAAGAATGTTCTCCTTGGGATTCCATTTCTCTTGAGAAGCCAACCACACCTAGTCAACTAAGATATAGTGCAAAACATTATTTAAAGAAAAAAAAATATTCCTTATTTCTTATAAAAATAATAAAATATTTTTATAAGAAACTGGTATCAATCGTAGTAAAATGA
- the waaB gene encoding lipopolysaccharide 1,6-galactosyltransferase — protein sequence MNILFVGEATSGFGGIETVLKKVTSFLENDVETKNDYTLYFLCRDDRMDKAWLAGKRFVCHRSSIKISFLRRMNHSCALTRFIKQNQPDAVIAFDAPSCRVAAQAIRYSKKTLPLISWLHYSLDHKKHAEQVLVADYHLAISSGIKQQLIKRGVPSERISVIFNPVTPQSIVIPRPANKTVFIYVGRLKFEGQKRLKDMLDAFSGLEGNWECHFIGDGSDAKVCQSYAQQLGITDHLHWHGWQEKPWEYIQDKIKHVSAFVMSSAFEGLPMTLLEAMSYGIYCVSSDCPSGPEDIIKNGVNGQLYPPGDTAALRSGLQDVVDQQLLLDAKQISVSIHRFYGETYYKELKAVINAAIHHQVME from the coding sequence ATGAATATACTCTTTGTTGGTGAGGCCACTTCCGGGTTCGGCGGTATAGAAACCGTGCTGAAAAAAGTGACCAGCTTTCTTGAAAATGACGTCGAGACAAAAAACGACTACACCCTGTACTTTCTGTGCCGCGACGATCGTATGGATAAAGCGTGGCTGGCAGGGAAGCGGTTTGTTTGCCATCGCTCCAGCATTAAGATCTCGTTTCTGCGTCGAATGAATCACTCCTGTGCGCTCACTCGTTTCATTAAGCAAAACCAACCCGATGCTGTTATTGCTTTTGATGCACCATCCTGTCGAGTTGCAGCACAAGCGATCCGTTATAGTAAAAAAACGCTGCCTCTGATTTCATGGTTGCATTACTCCCTCGATCATAAAAAACATGCCGAGCAGGTACTGGTTGCGGATTATCACTTAGCCATCAGTTCAGGTATCAAGCAGCAATTAATAAAGCGTGGCGTACCTTCCGAACGAATCTCTGTCATTTTTAATCCGGTCACGCCACAGAGCATCGTCATCCCGCGTCCGGCAAATAAAACCGTCTTTATCTATGTAGGGCGGCTTAAGTTTGAAGGACAAAAGCGTCTCAAAGATATGCTAGATGCTTTTTCTGGGCTCGAAGGTAACTGGGAATGCCATTTTATCGGTGATGGCTCTGACGCAAAAGTGTGCCAGTCCTACGCGCAACAACTGGGTATTACGGATCATTTGCACTGGCACGGCTGGCAAGAAAAGCCGTGGGAATATATTCAGGATAAAATCAAACATGTCTCGGCTTTTGTTATGAGCTCTGCTTTTGAGGGGCTGCCGATGACGTTGCTCGAAGCAATGTCTTATGGAATTTACTGTGTTAGCAGTGATTGTCCATCGGGGCCTGAGGATATTATTAAGAATGGCGTAAATGGACAGCTTTACCCACCCGGAGATACGGCTGCACTAAGGAGTGGTTTGCAGGACGTGGTCGATCAGCAGCTTTTACTGGATGCGAAACAAATTTCAGTATCCATTCACCGTTTCTATGGTGAAACCTATTACAAAGAACTGAAAGCAGTTATCAATGCCGCCATTCACCACCAAGTGATGGAATAA